In one Palaemon carinicauda isolate YSFRI2023 chromosome 25, ASM3689809v2, whole genome shotgun sequence genomic region, the following are encoded:
- the LOC137618922 gene encoding protein FAM200A-like encodes MTGCIKGFVSLAEKENPDLIRTHCFLHREVLISKISQEDFKLVLHHLVEIINYIKSRPLKSRLFEQLCKGMDSQHVRLLMHTEVRWLSKGKVLTRVRELHKELIVFFDQEKQGKFCEHLRCELWMSKLEYLTEIFSQLNNTNSSMQGRNENILTSTDKLVALKKKIIIWKNRASSGNFDMFPSMRTTCIKEMIPIVVSHLTALDENIDHYFPSLSTEKYDWIRNPFMNIPSNIGLQLCEEEELATISSDRDLKIKHSTVPIDSFWISVQEEYPTLSKKALSLLLQFSTSYLCELGFSTLNNIKTMKRERLRSTEEEMRVCLSHIRPNIEEVAKITRHKFHTNHLHNLL; translated from the coding sequence ATGACAGGCTGTATTAAAGGATTTGTATCTCTTGCAGAAAAAGAAAACCCAGATCTTATTCGTACTCATTGCTTTTTACACAGAGAAGttcttatttcaaaaatatcaCAAGAAGATTTCAAATTAGTGTTACACCACCTAGttgaaataataaattatattaaaagtaggcCTTTGAAGTCAAGATTATTTGAACAACTATGCAAAGGAATGGACTCCCAGCATGTTAGATTACTAATGCATACCGAAGTTCGATGGCTATCGAAAGGTAAGGTATTAACTCGTGTTcgtgaattacacaaggaattaatCGTATTTTTCGACCAAGAAAAGCAGGGAAAATTCTGTGAGCATCTTCGTTGTGAACTTTGGATGTCTAAACTGGAATACCTAACAGAAATATTCAGtcaattaaacaacacaaacagtAGCATGCAAGGGAGAAATGAAAATATTCTGACCTCAACAGATAAGTTAGTtgctctaaaaaagaaaattattatttggaaaaatagaGCAAGCTCAGGTAATTTTGATATGTTTCCTTCAATGCGTACCACTTGCATTAAAGAAATGATCCCTATTGTTGTTTCTCATCTGACAGCGCTTGATGAAAACATCGACCACTATTTTCCATCACTGAGCACAGAGAAGTATGATTGGATTCGAAATCCTTTCATGAATattccctctaatattggattacagttgtgtgaagaagaggaactggccaccatttctagtgacagagatctaaaaataaaacattctactgtACCTATTGACTCATTTTGGATATCTGTTCAAGAGGAATATCCCACATTATCTAAAAAAGCTTTATCACTTTTGTTGCAATTTTCTACATCTTATTTATGTGAACTTGGCTTCTCAACCCTAAATAACATCAAAACTATGAAGCGAGAGAGACTACGCTCAACTGAAGAAGAAATGAGGGTCTGCTTGTCACACATTCGACCAAATATTGAGGAAGTCGCCAAAATCACCAGGCACAAGTTTCACACTAATCATCTTCACAATTTACTCtaa
- the LOC137618923 gene encoding zinc finger BED domain-containing protein 5-like, producing the protein MDKFLIRKEASGSRESDSEQLLNPTNSNVKKAKIRHNLNRQYNESYLKFGFFWSGDAAQPNPLCVVCGDKMSNESMVPSKLKKHLTSKHSSLQDKDLVYFQRLLDQQSKQRNVFEKTMTASERAQLASIEVAGIIALKSKSHTLAESVILPACKKIVKSMFGEKAEKEISKIPLSNDTIHRRILDLSENIEKKVKKNFRILLLH; encoded by the coding sequence ATGGATaaatttcttataagaaaggagGCTAGTGGTAGCCGTGAGTCTGATAGTGAACAATTATTGAACCCAACAAACTCCAatgtaaaaaaggcaaaaattcgcCATAATTTAAATAGACAGTATAATGAGAGCTACTTGAAGTTCGGATTTTTTTGGTCTGGAGATGCTGCTCAACCAAATCCATTATGTGTAGTTTGCggcgataaaatgtcaaatgaatccATGGTACCAAGTAAGTTAAAGAAACATCTCACTTCTAAACATTCATCTCTGCAGGATAAAGATCTTGTATATTTTCAAAGGCTTTTAGATCAGCAATCGAAGCAGCGCAATGTATTTGAGAAAACAATGACCGCATCAGAAAGGGCTCAGCTTGCTTCAATTGAAGTCGCaggaataatagcattaaaatctaAATCTCACACACTTGCTGAGTCAGTTATACTGCCCGCTTGCAAAAAGATTGTTAAATCCATGTTtggtgagaaagctgaaaaagaaattagcaaaatccccttatcaaatgatacaatacacagaagaattttagatttatctgaaaatattgaaaaaaaggttaaaaaaaacttCAGGATTCTACTTTTGCATTAA